DNA from Candidatus Margulisiibacteriota bacterium:
CTTTTTGGACAAGCAAGCGAATAAGCTCCAAATCATTATGATCACAGGCGCCTAGCAGGGCCGAGTTATTATCCAGGTCCAGTACATTCAGATTTACGCCTGAGTCGATTAGTTTTTTGGCGATTTCCTTGTTATTAGCGTATATCGCAATTATCAAGGGGCTTTGTCCCCAGCGGTCAGTGTGATTTAGATTTGCGCCCAGAGAAATCAGTTGGTCCATAATGCCCGAATTTCCTGTGTATGCAGCCGCCATGGTCGGGGTTACTCCGAATTTGTCAGGTTTCGAACAATTTTCCTGGGTCAACAATCCTTTGGCTTTAATTCCATTCCCGCCGAGAATAGACTCTACAATTAAACCTTGAATATCCTGCGCAGAAGGAAACGTATATGACTCAATTTTTAAACCCTTGAGCAATTGCTGTTCGATATTAAAATGTTCTTCATCGGAAAAGTTTTGAGGTATAAAACCCTGAACTCCCTTTTCGATTAGGACATTACGCAATAATTCATCTTTTTCAACGCGGGTATCGATCAAGGCGTTTTTATTATGATCTGCTGGCATAAATAGTCTGTAAGTTGCAACCGGGGCGTCAATTATACGTATGGTCATGCTTAGCTCCTTATTTAAATTGAATTTCAATTAATTATCGGAAGCGGAATATAAACATTTCAGTTATTTAACTACTAATTTTTTCGATATTTTTTTGGGGTGTTGGGGTGATGCATACTTTAAGAAACTAATTAACTATTAAACTTTTCTAAATACCGGTACTTTGCGGCAGAACAAAGGTTTCCAGGGCAGGGGATGCGAAATACAGCGGAAGCCGTTACTTTCGAACCAGAGGATGGCAGCATGCTGGTCCAGACAATTAATAGCGTCGGAGTCAGCTGTCCAGTATTTGTCATAGGATGGTTTGAGCTTGCCTCTGGGCATTGTCCGGTACTTTTTACCGGTTAAGAATAATAGATGCCTCAGCAGACGTTTACTGAGTATTAAGCTATATTTAAAAACAAAATTTTTTCTTAAAGGGATGGATAGTTTTACTAATTTTCCCCAGATATTGAAATCGGAAAAAGGCCGCACTTCATAGCCTTCAGCTGCCCATTTGTTGCACTGCCAGGCCGGATTGAACAACACAACTCCTCCGGGCTTTAATACCCTTTTCAGTTCATTTAATGCCAAATTCAGGCTTTCTATATGTTCGTGTGTGTTCCATGTCCAGATGGCGTCAAAGGTATTGTCCGGCAAAGGATAGTAGCCGTCCACTGCAACTGTAACATAAGGTTTGTGATAATATTTTCGCAGGTTTTCTGCCACATCCATTCCGGTATAATCCTCAACCATATCCTGATAAAGCCCCTTGCCTGATCCGATTTCCAGACATTTTTTCTTTGTTAACTGGAAATCATTGATGAATTTTTCAATATAGGGCAGGGCATCGTGGTTTTGCAGGTCTCCTGTTGTGTAATGGGTTTCTCTGTTAACCTGCTCGTAAAAATCATGAGCTTTTTTTGGCATGGTTTATAAAATGGAATATTTTTTTAATTTATGTTTGTGAAACATAAATTTTCCCATAACCAGAAGAATGGATAACCCGTATTTCAAACTTTTACCGAACCCGATTTGTGACGCGTCGTCAAAATATCTTGTTTCTATGGGTATTTCATAAATTTTAAGTTTATTATGAATTCCCTGCACAATAATTTCCGTATCAAAAACAAAATCATTGGAATTTTTTTGAAACTTTATGGTCTTCAAATATTTGGCCGAATAGGCCCTTAGGCCTGAATGGCATTCGGTCAGGAACATTCCCAGCACAATATTTTCGATAGCAGTCAGGAACACATTGGCTATAAATTTCCAGCGGGGCATTCCTCCCTCAAAAAATTCTCCTCCCAGCATTCTGGAGCCGAATACCGCGTCGCATTTGCCATCCAGAATGGGTGTGATAAGTTGCGGTATATATTTGGGACTGTATTGATGGTCCGGGTGGATCATGATTACTATGTCAGCGTCTATTTTTAAAGCTTCTTTATAGCAGGTTTTCTGATTGGCGCCGTAACCGCCGTTATTTTTATGCTCAATTACCTTTAAATTTAAGCTTTTTGCCAACTCCACGGTATTATCTTTACTGGCGTCATCCACCAGAATAATTTCGTCGACATATTCTTGCGGTATATCGTTGTAGGTGTTCCGCAGAGTTTTTTCCGCGTTAAACGCCGGCATTACCACAACTACTTTTTTTTCACCGTTTTTATAGGAGATGGACATGAGCTAAGGTTTCCTAATTTTTTGCTAATAGTGTATAATTTTAATAATTTTTTGGCTAGGGGTCTTTTAGTTGTTTAAACGTTTTCTTCTTATAATCCTTTTGTTTTCTCTATTTTTCGTATCTGTTTTGCATACACCTAAGAAAAAAATTGATTCCCCGTTTTTTCAGGAATTATGGGTGGCCGGTTATATACCGACCATGGAACAATCCTATTATGAATGTTTGAATATGCCGGATGTGAACAGCCAGCACATGGTTGTTTTCGGGTTAAAAGCTCCGACTGCGGATACATCCGTTACTTTGAATTTCGATATTATTAACCTTTCCACTGGCAAGGTTCTTTTTACCAGTCCCAAGAATAAAATTCAGCTGGTAAAAAACAAACCTTTGAACAGCGGCTTTCGTTTAAATATGCCTTCATCTCTGGATCACGGTTTTTATTATGTGCGAATGTATATTAATGATGAATTTATCAACTATAAAAATTATAATCAATGCGCCGGCAACATGATAGTTTATAAATAGGAAAAAACATGACAATTTCCAAGGATAGAAAGAAGAAAAAGAATTATCAGAAAAAAATTGAAGAAAACAGTACCTACCATTATGGCAATGAGTTTTCCATAATCAATCTGATAAAAAAAATTTTCAGGAAAATAGTCAGTTATTATAAAAATAACAAAATAGCGTTTTATTATTTTTATTTATCGGTTCTGATCAGGTTTGTATTCCATTTTATGCCGATTACATCCAACGGTGATTTGGATCAATTCAAGTACCATCAGATGGACCTATTTTATCACGGGATCGGTTACTGGTCTGAAAATTGGTCTTTTGCCATGCCGTACCCGAAACTGATCTATGTAATTTTCTATCCCTTTTTTGTTTTAACAGATTTGCTGGGGTTACAGTTCCCTGTAAGAAATGTGATACGCAAAGCCTTGATGGCTGTTGCTGTAGAACTAATTAACAGCCTGAATGTTTTTGTATTTTACGAATTTGCCAAAAGATTTTTTAAAAGCAAGGTTATAACTCATGTCACAGTTCTCACTTTTATTTTTTCGCCGCTAATGTTCATAGCTCTGGCGCAGTGGGGCGGGCATTATCTGATAGGTGATTTTTTGTTTAATATCGCTCTTTGCTGCTCCATGTTTTATATTTTCAATAAACCGGTTATCAATAATAAATTCACACTTTTTCTGACTGTTCTTGCCATGGCCCTGAGTATCAATACACACTTGAAAGAACTCGTTTATTATATCTATTTTATGGTTTTTCTTTTTTTATGGTTTATTTTTGACGGTTCGGTACGCAAAAAAATTTTTCCGGTTTTTATCAGTTTATTTTTTGTCGGGGCTTTATCTTTATTTTTATATTGGATACCCGCTCATAATGTAGAATTATTGTATCTGGAATTGACCAACAACCTTATGCCAAATACCAAAATTCTTTTTGCGCCGAAATTTTTGTGGGAATATACCCGTCTGGGTTTTTCATTTTCCATAATATTTTTTCTTTATGTTATCATCCGATACATAATTGAGGGTAATAAGCAGCCCAAGATCATCAGGGTTTATATGTTCCTGGCATTTTTATTTCTGCTTCTTTTTTTCTATGTAAATGATCCTCTGGGGTATTACGCTATGCATTTTATAGTACCTGTAATCACCGGTTACGCGTTTTCCAAAATGAACTTTAAATATGCGTATATTTTGCTTGCGCTTTTATTTATATTTTTTGATTCCAGATTTTTACTCATTATGTACCAGCAAAACGGTGTACACGGGAATCGCATATATTCTTCACACAGATATAAATAGCTGGCGTTTTGGCGAATATATTTGTAGAATATGTATTATATGTTAAGGAGGTCCAAAATGGCAGCACAATCTGGAGTTTACGGACTTGCTTTTATAGGAGCGCTGGTTTATTTTATCCAGCACGCTACTACCTTTTGGGGTGGAGTAGTGGGAGTTTTCAAGGCTCTTCTCTGGCCGGCGTTTCTCATCTACAAAATGCTTGAATTTTTACATATGTAGATATTTACCGGTTAAGGTTATTTCCTACTGTCATAATAAACATGAAACTTAAGGATAATAATATTGATATTTTTTGCCAGGTTGTTGATAATTATGGGGACGCTGGATATTCATACAGACTCGCCCGCGCTCTAAAGCTCCATCGAACTGATCGCCAGGTAAGACTGTTCATTAATGAACTACATACGCTTGCTCAATTACTGCCCGAGTTGGATGTTACCCGGGCACAGCAGAATATTGAAGGCGTGGATATAATTATTATTAATGACCAATTGGTCAAACGCATTCAACATCTGCAATTCGCTTCACTGATCATTGAATCTCTGTCCAGTCCGGTTCCGGAAGTATTTCGTAAACAGGTTTACAGTCAGTCGCAGTTAATTTTTATCCTTGAACATCTTACCGCCGAACCTGCGTTTGAAGCCATGCACGGCCTATCTGCACCTACAGGCTATGATATACCGCGCTATCTGATTGCCCAGGGCTTAACCGCTAAAAGCGCGGGCATTTTGATTGAAGCCAATCTTCCTGAAACAGTGCGAGCAGCTTCCGGTAAACAATTGAAATGGCGACAAAAATGGCTTAAGCCCTATGCCGATATTCTACCTTTTGAACCGGAAACAGCAAAAACAGGCAGCTTGTTTTCCTATGACCATGATTTTTCTTCATTATTGTGTGTTTTACAGAAAGAAATAGAAACTTACGTATTGTTCATACTGGGAGATTTATCCCAGCAGGTAATGCGTGAAGCTCTTAATCAGGAAAAGGCCATTTGGTTGAGGCCTGACGCGGCCAATCTGGGCAGTATCTATATATTATTCCCGGAAATGTTTTCGCAGCAGGACTATGACCTGTTGTTGTTTACTATGGATTTTAATATGGTACGGGGTGAGGACTCACTGGCCAGAGCTATTCTTTCCGGTAAGCCTTTTTTATGGCAGGCCTATGATCAGGGGGAGAATTATCAATTGGTAAAGGTAAACGCGCTAATGCAAGTACTGGAAAATTATGCTGAAAATTCCTTGGTTTTCAAGAATTACGCAGAGCTGACACGTGCTTATAATTGGCGCTTTTCCATTACTCATTGTGAACAGCCTCAGGAAAACTACTGTTATTTTTTTAAAAATTTTGCTACAATACAGCGTTGGCTGAATCGTTTACGTGGTGATTTGTTGGCCCAGGGAGGCATCATTCCAGCTATGGAACGGTTTGTCGAATCTTTGTAATGGAGAGTGGAGTATGAAGTTAGCTCAGGATTTAAGATCAGGAAATATTATTAAAGTCGGTAAAGACCTTTATGTCATTATCAAAACCGAATATTTCAGGGCCGCAAGATGTAACGCGGTCATGAAAACCAAATACAAAAATATGTCTACCGGTTCAGTAAGTGAAGTTATTTTTAAAATTGACGATAAGCTGGAAGATATACGCCTGGATAAAAGGGCTATGCAGTTCCTTTATGAATCTGACGGTATGTATGCGTTTATGGACCAGGAAACATTTGACCAGATTGAAATTCCAAAAGAAGACCTGGGTGACAATGCCAATTATATAAAAGAACAGGATATAGTTGATATTCTTATTTATGAAGGACGGCCTTTAAGTGTGGAGCTTCCCAGGACCGTTGAGCTGGCAATTACATACACTGAACTGGGTTTGCGCGGGGATACTTCCGGCAAGGTTT
Protein-coding regions in this window:
- a CDS encoding glycosyltransferase family 2 protein; translated protein: MSISYKNGEKKVVVVMPAFNAEKTLRNTYNDIPQEYVDEIILVDDASKDNTVELAKSLNLKVIEHKNNGGYGANQKTCYKEALKIDADIVIMIHPDHQYSPKYIPQLITPILDGKCDAVFGSRMLGGEFFEGGMPRWKFIANVFLTAIENIVLGMFLTECHSGLRAYSAKYLKTIKFQKNSNDFVFDTEIIVQGIHNKLKIYEIPIETRYFDDASQIGFGKSLKYGLSILLVMGKFMFHKHKLKKYSIL
- a CDS encoding class I SAM-dependent methyltransferase; the protein is MPKKAHDFYEQVNRETHYTTGDLQNHDALPYIEKFINDFQLTKKKCLEIGSGKGLYQDMVEDYTGMDVAENLRKYYHKPYVTVAVDGYYPLPDNTFDAIWTWNTHEHIESLNLALNELKRVLKPGGVVLFNPAWQCNKWAAEGYEVRPFSDFNIWGKLVKLSIPLRKNFVFKYSLILSKRLLRHLLFLTGKKYRTMPRGKLKPSYDKYWTADSDAINCLDQHAAILWFESNGFRCISHPLPWKPLFCRKVPVFRKV
- the efp gene encoding elongation factor P yields the protein MKLAQDLRSGNIIKVGKDLYVIIKTEYFRAARCNAVMKTKYKNMSTGSVSEVIFKIDDKLEDIRLDKRAMQFLYESDGMYAFMDQETFDQIEIPKEDLGDNANYIKEQDIVDILIYEGRPLSVELPRTVELAITYTELGLRGDTSGKVLKPATLETGYVVQVPIFCNTGDKLRIDTTTGEYVERVK
- the earP gene encoding elongation factor P maturation arginine rhamnosyltransferase EarP codes for the protein MKLKDNNIDIFCQVVDNYGDAGYSYRLARALKLHRTDRQVRLFINELHTLAQLLPELDVTRAQQNIEGVDIIIINDQLVKRIQHLQFASLIIESLSSPVPEVFRKQVYSQSQLIFILEHLTAEPAFEAMHGLSAPTGYDIPRYLIAQGLTAKSAGILIEANLPETVRAASGKQLKWRQKWLKPYADILPFEPETAKTGSLFSYDHDFSSLLCVLQKEIETYVLFILGDLSQQVMREALNQEKAIWLRPDAANLGSIYILFPEMFSQQDYDLLLFTMDFNMVRGEDSLARAILSGKPFLWQAYDQGENYQLVKVNALMQVLENYAENSLVFKNYAELTRAYNWRFSITHCEQPQENYCYFFKNFATIQRWLNRLRGDLLAQGGIIPAMERFVESL